The nucleotide sequence gaaggggcagagagaacgagagacagaatcccgagcagtctccgcaccatcagcgcagagcccaaagtgaggctcCAATTCACAAGCCCATGAGTACATGACCTGaactgcaatcaagagttggacgcccgaCTGACTGCATAACTGAGGCGCCCCGCAAATCGTATTTCTGATGAGGGATTCATATCCGGAATATATAAAGACTCTCCTCAACctgaacaacaaaaacacaagcaacccaacgaaaaatgggcaaaacactcGAACAGACGTTTCTCAAGAGAAGATACACGAATGGCCAACGGCACATGGACAGAGGCTCAGCATCAAGagtcgtcagggaaatgcaaattaaaaccccaGTGAGATACCTTCTCACACCCGGGAGGATGGCGATtatccaaaaaacagaaaatagtcaGTTAGCAAGAATGTGCAGAGGCCAAACCCTCAGgcactgctggcaggaatgtgaaatggtgcagccgctgtggagaACAGCATGGTTGTttctcagaaacttaaaaatagaatcaccatatgacccagcagatGCACTTCTAGGTATATGCACAAAAGAATTGGAGGCAGGgactcaaaaagatatttgtacatccATGTGCACCTGTGGCCTCGTGGGGAGTCCCCTCTGATCAGTTGATGGGGGAGAGGAGCCCCGGGCCTGGTTTACACACAGCTCTGCCCCCTGCACAGATGCAGACCGCTGCCCCTCTGCAGCTCCTCGCTGGACACCCCTGAAGGGCCCGGGGAAGGGACATCCTCCCGGGGCGCAGAACCGTGGGCAGCACACCCGGCCGTGCCCTCTGCCCTGAAGGAGAAGGGCCGGATGTGAGGTTACGCACCGATTCGTGGGCCGTGGCCAGTCTGGCTGGACGGTCAGGGACTTGGAAGGACCGTGACTGGGAAACTGATGACAAAGGAATTTGGGGAAGAGGCATGTGGCTAGCCACATCTGTGGATATTTGTGCCCCGAGTGAATGCCCACCAAAGCGGGAGCTCGGCAGAGGGTTTCACAATCAGGTGGGTAGGATGACCCACTCCATGGACGCCAGCCAGCCCTGCCAGTGCCCGCCGGGCCATGAACAAAGGGGCCgtggtggcagagagggaggtgaTGCGTGGCTCAGCATCATGGACTTCACCCGCCAAAGCCGACTGGCTCTGGTCACCAGTGCACGTCCAGTGTGCCAGCGGCCAAAACCCACATGGAGCCCTCACGCGGCACCATTCCCGGGGCGACCGGCCAGCCACCTGCCGGCAGGTGGATTGCACCTCACAGCTTCCGTCACGGAAAGGGCAGGGCTGTCCCTACTGGAAGAGACACTCTTTCGGGATACAGATTTGCCTTCTGTGTACGCTGTATTCCACCAAATGACATCGTGGACTTCCAGGATGCCTCATCCGCCATCGTGGTGTTCCGCCAGCAGAGCTTTGACCCAGAAACTCGATCCACCGCAAATGAACCGTGGCCTTGGGTCCACACTCACATGGTGGGTCTTGCCACGGCTCCCGCCAACTGTGGCAGCTGCCATGGCAGAACAGTGGCTCCATTACAGCCCCAGTGAGGCGGCAATGCCCGCCAGGGCTGGGACAGGCTTCTCTTGAAGGCCGTGCGTGCTCTGAGTCAGTGTCCAGCATGCGGGGCTGTGTCTCCCAGAGCCAGGATTCACGCGCCCAGGAATCAAGGGGTGGAAACGGCAGGGGCCCCACTCACTACCAGTGACCCGCTAGCAAAATGTTTGCGTCCCGTCCCCACGACCTTATGCTCACTGCCTAAGGTCTTAGCCGCAGAGGGATGTCTTCCATCAGAAGACACAGCAATGGTTCCACTGGACTGGCCACTCAGACTGCCACCTGGCCACCCTGGGCCCCTCATGCCCCTGAATcaacaggcaggggagggaggtatGGTGGTGTCGGGAGTGACTGATCCTGACAACCAGGGGACACGGGATCGCTGCTCCACAGTGGGGGTAAGGAAGGAAGAGCGTGTCTGGAACACAGCAGAGCCTATAGGGCGTCTCTTAGCAGTACCACCCCTGGGACTGAGGTCGATGGAAAACTACGACGGCCCAACCCAGGGAGGACCAGCAATGGTCCAGACCCTCCAGGAAGGAAGCGCTGAGTGGCTCCACCAGGTTAAGAACCACAACCATCTGGGGTGCTTGCTGAGGGTGTGCAGGTGGAGGGGGCAGTGGAAGAAGGGAGCTACAAACACCAGCGATGACCATAGGACCTACTGGTCTTCACAAAAGTGAGGACTGTAATGGTCATGAGTATTTCCTCCTGATTTTtctatgaatatgtgtgtgtgcgtgtgtgtgtgtgtgcgtgcatgtgcacactggtgaaagaaatcaaagaaaacccaaataaatggagagacataccatgttcatggattggaagatccAATATGGTAAAAGATGttaattctccccaaactgatctatggATTTAACACAATTCCTATtaaaaaatcccagcaagttttCTGGACAGAGACAAGCTTATTTTTGAATTGATATGGAAAGACACAGAACCTAGAATAAAGCCGAATAAAGTCAGAGGAATTGCTCTACACAAAATTAAGGTTTCCCATATAGTAACAACAAAGCATGGTCTTGGTGGGGGATAGAATCGTAGATCaatgaagcagaacagagaaaatCGAAGGAAAACAAATGTGCTTGCTGGAGTTTTGGCAAGAGCATTCCAACAGGGACAAGGATGGCTTTCCAACAGACGGTGCAGGAGCGATTAGACACCTAcaggcaaagcaaaacaaaacaacctaaacACTACACTTTGTACAAAAACTAACCCAAGATGGATCACAGAATGACACAAAACTAGAACActtttagaaaaaatacatacaggAGAAATATTTGGGACCCAGGGGTAGGCCAAGGGATCCTAGActtgataccaaaagcataatccataaaaggaaaatcaaataaaagtgAAATCTTCTGCTGTATGAAAGATCGCATAAAGAGAGTAAACAGACAAGCCTCAGACAGCGAGGCGGTGGGTCAGGCATGGGTATAGTTGTGCCAAGGGAGATTCAAATTAACCACACCTTATGTAAGAATCATTCATTAACATCTTGTGAGCACCTATCAAGCTCCAGCCAGTGTCCTTGGCACTTGGAGTCCCTGCCTCACATTCTGGCAGGAGAGATGGGGAAAAGCTGCAGAGCAGGAAACCAAGTATATGGTGAATCAGGAGACAAGGGACACGTAAGGAACAAAGAAACCCTAGCAGGGTTCGCAGGTAGGGGTGTCGTTTGACCCTCCTTGGTTCACATCCTGCCTCGAGGGGCTTCATGGGCTCCTCCACTTCTCCCACACAGCTGGACATCCCAGAGCTCAGCTCTTGACCCTCTATTGTGTCCGCTCTCTTCACATAGGTGACCTCATCTTGCTCTAAATACTATACGAGTCAGGGCTcgccagagaaacagaaccagtaggatatATAGTGATCTATACAAGAGAAGATGTATTACAAAAATTGGCTcaaggagcacctgagtggctcagtcagttgggtatccaactcttcattttggctcagttcatgatctcagggtcgtgggatcacaccccacatcaggctctgcactgacagttcagagcctgcttgggattctctctctctctctctctctctctctctctctctctctctccttctctctctgcccctccctgttctcactctttctaaaaaaaaaaaaaaaaaaaaggctcaagtGGTCGtggaggccaagaagtcccaTGATATGCAAGCTGGGGACCTAGGAAAGCCAGGGGTGTATTTCAGTCTGAGTGTGAATGCCTGAAAACTGGGCGGGGCGCAGGGGAGTGGCTAGTGCTCAATTCAGAGAATTCAGACAGAGTGAATCCTCCCTTCTTccgcctttttgttctatttgacCCCTTAATGGATTGGATGATTCCCACCCGCCCTGGGGAGGGCCATGTGCTTCACTCAGTGCACTGATCACATGCTCCTCtctaggggtgcctcagtggctcagccggttgaacatctgactcttggttttggctcaggtcatgattccaagctcctgggatcgagccccacatgggactccacCTGcttggagcgtggagcctgcttgggattctctctctctctctctctctctctctctctctctgctcctctccctcacttgctctctctaaaataaaatttaaatttaaaaaaaaatgctcatctGTTACAAAAACACCTTCAGACACACCCAGAATCATGGTTGACCCCTATCCGGACAGCCCTtagcccagccaagttgacacataaaattagctaTCATAAACACCATCTGTCTGCTGAATACTCCCAAATCCacatctctgtctgtctgttgagcatccgactcttgacttcggctcaggtcatgatccaagggtcatgagattgagccctgagtcaggctccacactgaacactgtgcctgcctaagattctttctctccctctccttctgcctctcctctgccttctctctccctctcaaaaaaacaaacaagaaacttatttttcttgttcttctgcCCATAAAAGCCTTCTGTTGTGTATACTCAGCTCCCCAAAGCCCCTTTCTACTTGCTACATGGAATGCTGTCTGGCTCACAAACTGTTGAACGAAAGTCAATTCAATcctcaaatttactcagttgaatattgttttatttaacagTGGAAAGAATCGAAATGCCCATGAGCTGATGACGGGATATAcaaatgtggtctatccacacaatggactattgacccattaaaaaagaatgaagcactgtcacctgctacaacatggctGGACCTTGAAAACACTTTGTTCAGTGAAAGAAAGCAGGCAGCAAAGGCCACCTAGTGTATGGtcccatttctatgaaatgtccagaacagccAAAtccaaaaatgcagaaaataaaggaGTGGCTatcaggggctgaggggaggaggagggaaaggaagtggTTGCTAATGGGTAGCAGGTTTCTACCGGGAccgatgaaaatgttctagaagtaGCTAATGGTGAGGTTTGCACAACCGTAGGACTATACTAGAATGTACTCTTTAAACGGATGAGTTGTGTGGGTTGTGAATGGTCTCAAttaaatatacgtatatattttaaatgcttatttagttagttatttgagagagggagagggagagagagagcgagagcgagagcgagcgagagagagagagagagagagagagtaccaggggaggggtagagagagatctgagagagacagagagacagagagaatcctaagccggttccttgcgggggggggggggggggggggctctatctcaccaaaggtgagatcatgacctgagcggaaatcaagtgttggattgttaacgactgagccacccggccccaccccccgccccgccccactcctttattttatttatttttttttttttttttaaggtaactcGGATGGCctcactcctctgctcacactgctGCGGCTCCATCTCAGGGGCAGTAAAGCCTGGTCTGCACCTGGCCCTTGAGGCCCCCTCctagtctgcccctcccctctccggCACCCCctgcatccccccaccccccaccccgctctgcTCCAGACCCACGGGTCTCCCAGCTGCTCCTAGAACCTGCACCTTCACCTGCCCCCGCCTGCCCTCTTTCCCCCACACCTGCCTCTGGCCCCCGCAGCTGCACCTGCGCCCGCACCCGCAAGCCTGTTCTGACCGCCCCCTCTAATCATGTCCCCACCTCGGCACTCCCCATCCCCGTATCCTCTCTGCCCGGGCTCTCATTAACTTCCGGCATACTGCACGACTTTCTTATCTGGCTTCTGTCAGCTTGAGAACCAAGGACTTAACTCCAGGCAGAGGGGCACTTCTACTCTTTGTTCCCAaatgtgtccccagcacctactGCCTGGCCTACAGTAGGCTTTCCAGAAGTActagaaacattaaaaagcataCATGACCGAAGCtttcaaaatcaaatattaaCGACATCCAACGTTAGCGCTTCAATAAACCTCTATTTCGAACGCGACCCACAGGGCGCTCCGAAGGACCCGTTCTGACTTGCACTTTCACAAACGTTGACGATAAATGCGTGTGTTATCGGCATCTGCAGCGCAACGCCGCCCGGGCAACGCGGGCCTACCTTCCCCGCCCTCGCTCAGGCCCGGGAACCGCCCCCCGGACCGCCCGCCGGACCCCACGCGGCGGGAGAACGGCCGCCGCGCGCAGGCGCAGACGCCCTCCCGGCCCGGCGCCGCCCGGTCTCCAGGGGCGCCCCCTGGCGGCGGCCGGGCGCCTTCCGGGCGGAAACGGCTACGGTAGGGCCCGGGGCGCACGCGTGGGTCCCGGGGTTCTCGCGAGATTTCGGGGAAGTGGCCTCTGGCGTGGACTTCCGGTGGTGGGGCCCCCGGCGCCGGGCGCGTCAGGGGGAATCCGGGAGCGGTGGGGCCGCGGGGCCGCCGAGAGGGCCGCGGGGCGGAGCGGGGCGCTGCGCGGAgggccgggctgggctgggccgggcCCCGCCGTGGCCCGCCGCCATGGACCCGTTCCTGGTGCTGCTGCACTCGGTGTCGGCCGGCCTGTCGAGCAGCGAGCTGACCGAGCTCAAGTTCTTGTGCCAGAGCCGAGTGGGCAAGAGGAAGCTGGAGCGCGTGCAGTGCGGCCTCGACCTCTTCTCCGTGCTGCTCGAGCAGAACGAGCTGGACCGCGAGCGCACCGGGCTGCTGCGCGAGCTGCTCGCCTCCCTGCGGCGCCAGGacctgctggggcgcctggacAGCTTCGAGGCGGGCGCGGCGGCCGAGGTCTCGTCGGAGGAGCGAGGTGGGCGCGGGGGCCGGGCGGCCCGGAGGCGGGTAACcggtcctgggggtggggagggagcggGCGAAACGCCCAGTTCGCAGATGggagagccagaatcccaaaAGCTAACGTACTGTGTCTGGGTTGCAAAACGTGAACACATACACACCCCGATTCTTCCGGGTTAATTGGAAGTGACTCCGGTTAAGGAAAGGGTGTTGCCCACCTCCTCTGGGTAGAGAGGAGTGGACAGAGAGGGGGGTCAGGAGCCAGGGGAACCTGCCCCGCTGCTTTTGGTTTCATTCTGCCTCTGGGAATGCCCCAGCTGACCCTTTACCGCCTGTGTGCGCCGGAAAATGGCTCTTGGGCAGGGATTTAGTGCCCCGGACACTTCACGTACTTAATTTTCGAGGTAGCCCCAGCAGTTAGGTACTGCCGTCTAGTCCTATTCCGGTCTTACAAGCCCGAGGACAGTGGCTGGGACgcgttaagtgacttgcctaataAGATGCACTGCCAACACCTACCAAGGACTCGACTGAGGCCGCCTGGGGTACGCGGGCGGTATTAGAATTCCGTTTCCAGGGACACTCAGTTGAGGAGGAGATCGTTGACGTGATACATTTAGGAAGCAGTCCCCAAAATACAGGCGATCACATTTTAGATTTACGCGTGTCCGTGTTTGTATGTATGTTGCAGGTGAGCAGGTGTGGGCGGGTTGATACGGGGTGACTCTTCGTCTTTCGAGTATGACAGTGTAGCCTAGCGGTTGGGAGTGGACCCTGGCACGAGGCCATCAGGGTTTCACTGGCTGGCTGTGCTGTTGTCTAGCTGTATGACCTCAGGAAAATCACTGggcttccctgtgcctcagtttcctcatctgcaccaGGAGCGCCCACCTCCCGGGGCTGGAAGAGGCGACGCACGAGCTGCCAGCATCTTGAGGGCTCGTAGCTAAAGACACACATTCGCAGGGGCCTCCGAGCAGCGttttgtccttcctctgctcaccctCCATTCCCGAAACAGCCTCTGGCCTGTAGTGGCCCCACTTGCTCGTCTCTGAAAAGCAGTGGCTTTTCGGCAGATGAGGACAGGGTAGCCAGGGACCAAAGACTGGTGGTCAGTCTGGGCAGCTTCCAAAATAAGAACTGGGTTGTCTCCGTTCCCCCGCGGCTGACATACAAACGACCACAACTTGGGGCCTTGAATAGCGGGAAGCCGATTCCCTCCCAGAGTGGAGCCAGGAGTCAGAAATCCAGGTGGCAGCAGGGCCAGGCTTCCTCGGAGGTTCCAAGGtccttcccccttctccagcTTCTGGGGGCTGCGGACATTCATTCTTTGGCTTATGGCCACGtctctccagtctctgcctccgtgGGCACGTGGCTCCCTCTTCTGTGTACTTACAAGGATTCTTGTCACTGGATTTGGGgcctacctggataatccaggatgatctcccaAGATCCTCAactgaatcacatctgcaaagacccttttccaaATAGATTACCGTTCACAGTTCTGGGGATTTGACATGACCTGGGGGCCACCGTTCAACCCACGACAGGCCCTCCCTCCGCTTCCCCTGTCCCGAGCAGTTAGCTCCACGACGACCCCTTCCACGACGCCCCAGCCAGCACGTCTTTGGCGGGCCGCACCTCCTGAGTAGCGGTTTGGGAGTGGGGTTGGGACAGGGTTGGAGGCCACCCTTGGGCTTTCCGGGACGTTCTTCCCCCGGCCCCTGCACTCCTGGATGCCTTCAGCCTGCACGAGAGGACCTCTTGTCTACCCAGCGCTTAGGCTAGCCCTGAGGAGCCCAGTGAGAAAAAGTAGGGTTACCTGTCTTCTAAAGGGCTCCCCAACTCCTGGTAAATCGTTGTGTTCTTTCCACAGACCTGCGTGCAGCGTTCGACATCATATGTGATCACGTGGGGAAGGACTGGAGAAGGCTGGCCCGCCAGCTTCGAGTGTCTGACGCCATGATCGATGCCATCGAGGAGAAGTATCCCCGCAATCTGACAGAGCAGGTGAGGGAGTCGCTGAGAGTCTGGAAGAACA is from Neofelis nebulosa isolate mNeoNeb1 chromosome 10, mNeoNeb1.pri, whole genome shotgun sequence and encodes:
- the FADD gene encoding FAS-associated death domain protein, whose product is MDPFLVLLHSVSAGLSSSELTELKFLCQSRVGKRKLERVQCGLDLFSVLLEQNELDRERTGLLRELLASLRRQDLLGRLDSFEAGAAAEVSSEERDLRAAFDIICDHVGKDWRRLARQLRVSDAMIDAIEEKYPRNLTEQVRESLRVWKNIHKEDPAVSHLVRALRACQLNLVADLIEDDQQARSLESETSQGGGTGTASLTSRDSDRPSSGVPW